In Prescottella soli, a genomic segment contains:
- a CDS encoding PIG-L deacetylase family protein yields the protein MKDLRTSQIREIAVLGAHCDDIAIGMGGSLMTLAYSVSRLRIRAIVLSGKGSQREDEERHALAALCPGAELELTVLEVPDGHAPAHWGRVKSALEAFRSGSDPDLVFAPHRRDAHQDHRLLAELVPTVFRDHLIFGYEILKWESDTPQAAIYHPLPTTVAEEKVRILRKHYPSQSNHDWFDEQAFRGLMRLRGVQCHHEYAEAFVLEKASIRFGGE from the coding sequence ATGAAAGACCTCCGCACCTCCCAGATAAGGGAGATCGCCGTCCTCGGCGCTCACTGTGACGACATCGCGATCGGGATGGGCGGATCGCTGATGACCCTCGCCTATTCCGTATCGAGACTGCGAATCAGAGCAATTGTACTGTCCGGTAAGGGAAGTCAGAGGGAGGACGAGGAACGTCACGCCCTCGCAGCCCTGTGCCCCGGCGCCGAACTCGAGTTGACCGTCCTCGAGGTGCCGGACGGCCACGCGCCAGCGCATTGGGGTCGCGTCAAATCCGCACTCGAGGCGTTCCGGAGCGGATCCGACCCGGATCTGGTGTTCGCACCGCACCGCCGCGACGCCCATCAGGACCACAGGCTGTTGGCAGAGTTGGTGCCGACCGTCTTCCGCGACCACCTGATCTTCGGGTACGAGATTCTCAAGTGGGAATCGGACACCCCGCAGGCCGCGATCTACCACCCCTTGCCCACGACAGTCGCCGAGGAGAAGGTGCGGATCCTGCGTAAGCACTATCCCTCCCAGTCGAATCACGACTGGTTCGACGAGCAGGCATTCCGGGGACTGATGCGCCTGCGGGGAGTCCAGTGCCACCACGAGTACGCCGAGGCGTTCGTCCTCGAAAAGGCGTCGATCAGATTCGGAGGGGAATGA
- a CDS encoding glucose-1-phosphate cytidylyltransferase: MKVVLFCGGYGMRMRNAHDDVTPKPMQMVGPRPLLWHIMRYYAHYGHKEFILCLGYGAASIKEFFLDYHEEQSNDFVLRGDEIELLNSDIGDWSITFVDTGLESSIGERLRRVRDHLDGDEYFLANYADVLTDAPLDKVVDAYHASGATASMLVVPPQSSFHCVDVQDNGEVKQITPVTEFPIWENGGYFVLSQKIFDLLPPGGDLVGDVCTTLAGEGRLFGYRHEGFWKPADTFKERAELDHDFARGIHPWTVWEQPTPGART, translated from the coding sequence GTGAAAGTTGTTCTGTTCTGCGGCGGATACGGCATGCGCATGCGCAATGCACACGACGACGTCACGCCGAAGCCGATGCAGATGGTCGGGCCGAGGCCGCTGCTCTGGCACATCATGCGGTACTACGCACACTACGGCCACAAAGAGTTCATCCTCTGCCTCGGCTACGGGGCCGCGAGCATCAAAGAATTCTTCCTCGACTACCACGAGGAACAATCCAACGACTTCGTTCTGCGGGGCGATGAGATCGAGTTGCTGAACAGCGATATCGGCGACTGGTCGATCACTTTCGTCGATACCGGACTCGAATCGTCGATCGGTGAGCGACTCCGCCGAGTGCGTGATCACCTCGATGGTGACGAGTACTTCCTTGCGAACTATGCGGATGTCCTCACCGATGCCCCGCTGGACAAGGTCGTCGACGCGTACCACGCGTCCGGCGCGACGGCTTCCATGCTGGTGGTGCCGCCGCAGTCGTCGTTCCATTGCGTCGACGTCCAGGACAACGGCGAGGTCAAGCAGATCACCCCGGTGACGGAGTTCCCGATCTGGGAAAACGGGGGGTACTTCGTCCTCAGCCAGAAGATCTTCGATCTGCTTCCACCCGGTGGCGATCTGGTCGGCGACGTGTGCACCACGCTGGCCGGCGAGGGCCGACTGTTCGGCTACCGCCACGAGGGCTTCTGGAAGCCGGCCGATACGTTCAAGGAACGCGCCGAACTGGATCATGATTTCGCCCGGGGAATCCACCCCTGGACGGTCTGGGAGCAGCCGACTCCGGGCGCACGCACATGA
- a CDS encoding glycosyltransferase family 4 protein has protein sequence MTGSEWFDALPGGLNRYFTDLYLSLRSHPGIDLSAIAFGSSEAGGRSWGPTGGSTLHRAFSAFQDRTDLPRGAIIDRHFSLYGRSPLGRRGRHPLVVHFHGPWADESRMAGSVEFAARAKYWIERVRYAGADRYVVLSGHFKDVLTQTYRVPEDRIRIIPPGVDLNRFHTSDASGSAGTVLCVRRLERRMGVHVLLDAWPDVVAAHHDARLVIVGTGSEEAALRMQAARSGVGDSVTFAGRIDDVRLASLYQQATITVVPSVALEGFGLIALESLAAGRAPIVTDCGGLPDAVSDLDRSLIVRAGNTEALADRIVGALAGRAPEHRQCRAHAEKFSWATAAQRHVDLYGELTS, from the coding sequence ATGACCGGATCCGAGTGGTTCGATGCTCTGCCTGGTGGACTCAACCGTTACTTCACCGACTTGTATCTGTCCCTACGTAGCCATCCCGGGATCGACTTGTCTGCAATAGCATTCGGCAGTTCCGAAGCAGGCGGTCGGAGCTGGGGGCCGACCGGTGGATCGACGCTCCACCGTGCATTCTCCGCGTTCCAGGACCGCACCGACCTGCCGCGCGGCGCGATCATCGACCGCCACTTCAGCCTGTACGGACGCTCGCCCCTCGGGCGTCGCGGCCGGCATCCACTGGTGGTGCACTTCCACGGGCCGTGGGCGGACGAGAGTCGAATGGCCGGTTCCGTCGAGTTCGCCGCACGTGCCAAGTACTGGATCGAGCGTGTCCGGTATGCCGGAGCGGACCGATATGTGGTGCTCTCAGGGCATTTCAAGGATGTACTCACGCAGACTTACCGTGTCCCCGAGGACCGAATCAGGATTATTCCGCCCGGCGTCGACCTGAATCGGTTCCACACTTCCGACGCTTCCGGGTCTGCCGGTACCGTCCTGTGCGTGCGCCGACTCGAGCGGCGAATGGGTGTACACGTGCTGCTCGACGCGTGGCCGGACGTGGTCGCCGCACACCACGACGCGCGATTGGTCATTGTCGGGACGGGCAGCGAGGAGGCCGCTCTGCGAATGCAGGCGGCCCGATCCGGAGTCGGTGATTCGGTCACGTTCGCGGGTCGCATCGACGATGTACGGCTGGCCTCCCTGTACCAGCAGGCGACGATCACGGTCGTCCCCTCGGTGGCGCTGGAAGGATTCGGACTGATCGCCCTCGAGTCGCTGGCGGCCGGCCGCGCCCCCATCGTCACCGACTGCGGCGGGTTACCGGATGCTGTCAGCGACCTCGATCGGTCGCTGATCGTTCGGGCAGGCAACACCGAAGCGCTGGCGGACCGGATCGTCGGCGCACTCGCAGGCCGCGCCCCGGAACACCGGCAGTGCCGCGCGCATGCGGAGAAGTTCTCGTGGGCGACGGCTGCGCAGCGACATGTGGACCTGTACGGGGAGCTGACGTCGTGA
- a CDS encoding methyltransferase domain-containing protein produces MKACRGCSGDLEPVLDLGWVPAADHFPPAATPVTENESNHHLTLHLCHGCALAQLGDDDTEPEVPLGIEPQALRDQAVAAVQAVASEGWLRGRTVVEFGSPHGGTWLPLLAERGFQVEAPGTPAAVVLDSFGIMHEPDQRAAFRERAAAVADDGVLLLQFHSLAAILSSGEWNALRHGHFAYYSLTALQRLLHDAGLHVVDAWEFDLYGGTVLLAAQRTPGTRPAPAVRRILAEEAAAGVTVAAMIHQLQGTADEQAATLRTWLESEARRERRIFAYGAASRSVSLFARAGVDRTLVTAVADASYAKQGRRMPGTDVPIISPEQLLQARPDRVLLTLPDLLPEVQRHYPELDGRWRIAADGTPPAPTTSRRSRRDSFDVGNEVHP; encoded by the coding sequence ATGAAGGCGTGCCGAGGTTGCAGCGGCGACCTGGAACCGGTCCTCGATCTCGGTTGGGTTCCCGCCGCGGACCACTTTCCTCCCGCGGCAACTCCCGTGACCGAGAATGAATCGAATCATCATCTGACACTGCATCTATGCCACGGCTGTGCACTCGCCCAACTCGGCGACGACGACACCGAACCCGAAGTACCGCTGGGCATCGAACCGCAGGCATTGAGGGACCAGGCCGTCGCGGCTGTGCAGGCCGTCGCGTCGGAGGGTTGGCTGCGCGGCCGGACGGTTGTCGAGTTCGGCAGCCCCCACGGCGGCACTTGGCTACCGCTCCTCGCCGAGCGCGGGTTCCAGGTGGAGGCCCCCGGCACGCCGGCCGCGGTGGTGCTCGATTCGTTCGGAATCATGCACGAGCCCGACCAGCGGGCAGCTTTCCGTGAGCGCGCCGCAGCGGTCGCCGACGACGGCGTCCTGCTGCTGCAGTTCCATTCGCTCGCGGCGATTCTGTCGAGCGGAGAATGGAATGCGCTGCGGCACGGTCACTTCGCATACTATTCGCTGACCGCGCTGCAGCGCCTACTCCACGACGCGGGACTGCACGTGGTCGACGCCTGGGAATTCGATCTGTACGGCGGCACCGTATTGCTCGCCGCGCAACGAACGCCGGGTACGCGGCCGGCACCAGCCGTCCGACGGATCCTCGCGGAAGAGGCCGCAGCCGGGGTAACCGTGGCCGCAATGATCCACCAGTTGCAAGGCACTGCTGACGAGCAAGCCGCAACCCTGCGGACATGGCTCGAGTCGGAGGCCCGGCGAGAGCGCCGGATCTTTGCGTACGGTGCCGCATCCCGATCGGTGTCCTTGTTCGCTCGTGCCGGTGTGGATCGCACTCTCGTCACGGCGGTGGCTGACGCCTCCTACGCCAAGCAGGGCCGCCGGATGCCCGGAACCGACGTTCCGATCATCTCCCCCGAACAACTGCTACAGGCCCGGCCTGACCGAGTCCTGCTGACTCTGCCCGATCTGCTGCCCGAAGTGCAGCGGCACTATCCCGAACTCGACGGTCGGTGGCGGATCGCCGCGGACGGAACTCCGCCGGCGCCCACGACAAGCCGGCGCTCCCGGCGGGACTCCTTCGACGTCGGAAATGAGGTGCACCCGTGA
- the rfbC gene encoding dTDP-4-dehydrorhamnose 3,5-epimerase: protein MHVETTSLAGVFVLRPELHRDPRGFFTRTFDAGVFDAQTGPDGVRTANFVQDSQSRSSKGVVRGMHGRAGRGEAKLVRCSRGAVYDVLVDIRAQSPTFGMTQAFILDDEGFRHLFVPPGFLHGFQVLSEFADVCYRIDREHDQAEDLAVAHDDPVLGIDWPLPVTLISERDAAAGSWAELLATLR from the coding sequence ATGCATGTCGAAACGACTTCCCTGGCCGGTGTTTTCGTCCTGCGGCCGGAACTGCATCGGGACCCCCGCGGGTTCTTCACCCGAACATTCGACGCCGGCGTGTTCGATGCACAGACCGGTCCCGACGGTGTCCGAACAGCGAACTTCGTCCAGGACTCGCAGTCCCGGTCGTCGAAGGGCGTGGTTCGTGGCATGCACGGCCGCGCAGGTCGCGGAGAAGCGAAGCTCGTGCGCTGTTCTCGTGGCGCCGTGTACGACGTGCTCGTCGACATCAGGGCCCAGTCGCCGACATTCGGCATGACTCAAGCGTTCATCCTCGACGACGAGGGCTTTCGGCACCTGTTCGTGCCACCGGGATTCCTGCACGGGTTTCAGGTGTTGTCGGAGTTTGCGGACGTCTGCTACCGCATCGATCGTGAGCACGATCAGGCGGAGGACCTTGCTGTGGCGCACGACGACCCCGTCCTGGGAATCGATTGGCCACTGCCCGTCACGCTCATCAGTGAGCGGGACGCCGCTGCTGGGAGCTGGGCCGAGCTTCTGGCCACCCTCCGATAA
- a CDS encoding NAD-dependent epimerase/dehydratase family protein produces MRVLVTGDRGYLGSVMVPILRSHGHEIAGLDTGLFADCLLGPRPEDPPGTTVDLRDVTADLLTGFDAVVHLAALSNDPLGSFSPQITYDINQHASVRLAQLAKEAGVRRFLYASTCSVYGSAGDGLVDETASLRPLTPYAESKVRVEGSLVDMADSHFSPVFLRNATAFGYSPRLRADIVLNNLVGSALLTGEVRVLSDGTPWRPLVHAQDIAGAFASALTAPIDKIHCAAYNVGHEDNNVTVREIAETVAAVVPDSRVVITGESGPDARSYRVDFSAIRAAFPDYRPSWSVADGAAELYRRYREFGLVAGDFTQKFTRLARLETLVARGSLDETLRPSRIGVTYG; encoded by the coding sequence ATGCGCGTACTCGTCACGGGTGACCGGGGCTATCTCGGATCCGTCATGGTCCCGATCCTGCGGTCTCACGGCCACGAGATCGCAGGACTCGACACGGGTCTGTTCGCCGACTGCCTGTTGGGACCTCGTCCGGAGGATCCGCCAGGAACGACCGTAGATCTCCGTGATGTCACCGCTGATCTTCTGACCGGTTTCGACGCGGTCGTGCACCTCGCCGCGCTGTCGAACGATCCACTCGGATCGTTCTCGCCTCAGATCACGTACGACATCAACCAGCACGCATCGGTCCGGCTGGCCCAGCTCGCGAAGGAAGCGGGCGTACGGCGATTCCTCTACGCGTCGACCTGTTCGGTGTACGGCAGCGCCGGCGACGGATTGGTCGACGAGACCGCATCGCTGCGCCCCCTCACTCCTTACGCGGAGAGCAAGGTCCGCGTCGAGGGCAGCCTCGTCGACATGGCCGACTCGCACTTCTCACCGGTTTTCCTGAGGAACGCCACCGCGTTCGGCTACTCGCCGCGCCTGCGCGCGGATATCGTGCTGAACAATCTGGTCGGCTCTGCGCTCCTCACAGGGGAGGTGCGAGTGCTGTCCGACGGCACGCCGTGGCGCCCATTGGTGCATGCCCAGGACATTGCCGGTGCCTTCGCGAGCGCACTGACCGCTCCGATCGACAAGATTCACTGCGCGGCATACAACGTGGGTCACGAAGACAACAACGTCACGGTGCGCGAGATCGCCGAGACCGTCGCCGCCGTGGTTCCCGATTCCCGAGTGGTCATCACCGGTGAGAGCGGTCCCGACGCGCGTTCGTACCGCGTCGACTTCTCCGCGATCCGCGCCGCATTCCCGGACTACCGTCCGAGCTGGAGCGTCGCAGACGGGGCCGCCGAACTGTATCGGCGGTACCGAGAGTTCGGACTGGTCGCTGGGGATTTCACCCAAAAGTTCACTCGGCTGGCACGTCTCGAGACCCTGGTGGCCCGGGGATCGCTGGATGAGACGCTGCGTCCGAGCCGGATCGGGGTCACCTATGGATGA
- a CDS encoding glycosyltransferase family 4 protein yields the protein MTKALFVTHTAAPSGAEIATARLARALRAFGVDLTVAFCEDGPMAQRMRSDGFDIRILCETFDGRAMKVSDLNPYRLLTGAAGLVRVGWDLGSVAIESGATVVVAASTKALIIGAVAARRSGLPLVWQVHDRISAEYFGPVLAIVVRVLGWAVSRGYIANSRSTMTSLLPRRRALVAYPGIEETRNEGRCEQRDPANTVIAVVGRLTPWKGQDVFLRAVADATVRPAAIYIVGGTFFGEERFRAELERLSTELRLPVTFTGHVDDPEMYMRRADILVHCSVIAEPFGQVVVEGMRAGCAVIASRPGGATEIVESGVSGLLVEAGNRRGLTEALDTLIGDRELRRRLSTAAQLRARRFEITNSARAVADFLGDVSGPCTRR from the coding sequence GTGACCAAGGCCCTGTTCGTGACCCACACCGCGGCACCGTCAGGCGCCGAGATCGCCACCGCGCGCCTGGCAAGAGCGTTGCGGGCGTTCGGCGTCGACCTCACCGTGGCGTTCTGCGAGGACGGCCCGATGGCACAGCGGATGCGTTCGGATGGATTCGACATCCGGATCCTGTGCGAGACGTTCGACGGCCGTGCGATGAAGGTAAGCGATCTCAATCCCTACCGTCTTCTGACCGGCGCGGCTGGGCTCGTCCGAGTCGGCTGGGATCTGGGCTCCGTCGCGATCGAATCCGGCGCTACGGTCGTCGTCGCCGCCAGTACGAAAGCGTTGATCATCGGCGCGGTAGCGGCCCGGCGGTCGGGACTTCCTCTCGTCTGGCAGGTGCACGACAGGATCTCCGCTGAGTACTTCGGCCCGGTGCTCGCCATCGTCGTCCGCGTGCTCGGGTGGGCGGTGAGTCGCGGCTACATCGCCAACAGTAGATCCACGATGACCTCGTTGCTTCCCCGCAGACGCGCCCTCGTGGCGTATCCCGGCATCGAGGAGACTCGCAACGAAGGCCGCTGCGAACAACGGGATCCGGCGAACACAGTGATTGCCGTCGTCGGACGTTTGACGCCGTGGAAGGGCCAGGATGTGTTCCTGCGTGCCGTGGCGGACGCGACCGTGCGGCCTGCGGCCATCTACATCGTGGGGGGAACATTCTTCGGCGAGGAGCGCTTCCGCGCTGAGCTGGAGCGTCTCAGCACCGAACTCCGTCTCCCGGTGACCTTCACCGGGCACGTGGACGATCCCGAGATGTACATGCGCCGAGCCGACATCCTCGTGCACTGCTCGGTCATTGCGGAACCGTTCGGCCAAGTCGTCGTGGAGGGGATGCGGGCGGGATGTGCGGTGATCGCGTCACGTCCGGGAGGCGCCACCGAGATCGTCGAGTCGGGCGTGAGCGGCCTGTTGGTCGAAGCCGGCAACCGCCGCGGGCTCACCGAAGCACTGGACACCCTCATCGGGGACCGGGAACTGCGTCGCCGGCTGTCCACCGCGGCGCAGCTACGCGCGAGACGCTTCGAGATCACCAACTCGGCAAGGGCAGTCGCGGACTTTCTCGGCGACGTCTCCGGACCCTGCACGAGGCGGTGA
- a CDS encoding exopolysaccharide biosynthesis polyprenyl glycosylphosphotransferase: protein MTTNVRRGPRSVRLPRARLIRDDDTVAVAVAETRSAPPGPRTPRLLTSRLRAHVDMLPLLVDLAALPAAFALTPIGNPIPATVTLVLIMAVVGSYRAHLTLSALDEVPRMLAASLVAGVVTTLAFVPAGSAFDAIELATASLAFVTMSRTAAYAVERRLRRNPRHRQRTVIVGGGTVASILAEAIADGPASGLELVGILDEIPRASDQGSPAPSVAGDLRTVITSERIETVLLAFTPLDDSDTLRVLRECDRLDCEIYVVPRLWEMTAMTGDMERLGAVPLRRIRRTAHRSLRWGIKLWMGRLIAAAAMAFLAPALLVTATAVWLSDRSAPILFRQKRITMDGKAFELLKFRTLMPANENEAATNWCIANDARLGRVGKLLRSTSLDELPQLWNVVRGDMTLVGPRPERPHFVEQFNVTVPDYSARQRVPGGLTGWAAVNGLRGDTSISSRARHDNYYIENWGLWFDTKIVLRTVSAVLTMKGG from the coding sequence GTGACCACCAATGTTCGCCGTGGCCCGCGATCCGTGCGGCTTCCCCGAGCACGGCTCATTCGCGACGACGACACCGTCGCCGTCGCCGTCGCCGAAACCCGATCAGCGCCCCCGGGCCCACGCACTCCAAGGCTCCTCACGTCGAGACTGCGGGCACACGTCGATATGCTGCCGCTCCTCGTGGACCTCGCGGCGCTCCCCGCGGCCTTTGCGCTCACGCCCATCGGCAACCCGATCCCCGCCACGGTGACGCTCGTTCTGATCATGGCGGTAGTGGGCTCATACCGCGCACACCTGACCCTTTCGGCGCTCGACGAAGTGCCCCGCATGCTCGCCGCCAGCCTGGTTGCCGGCGTCGTCACCACATTGGCATTCGTGCCTGCCGGTTCGGCCTTCGACGCCATCGAACTGGCCACGGCGAGCTTGGCGTTCGTGACGATGTCCCGCACCGCGGCCTACGCAGTCGAACGGCGGCTCAGGCGGAACCCGCGTCACAGGCAGCGCACCGTCATCGTCGGTGGGGGTACGGTCGCCTCGATCCTCGCAGAGGCAATCGCAGACGGGCCAGCGAGTGGGCTCGAGTTGGTCGGGATTCTCGACGAAATCCCTCGAGCTTCGGACCAAGGTAGTCCCGCACCATCCGTCGCCGGGGACCTTCGAACGGTGATCACATCCGAGCGCATCGAGACGGTCCTCCTCGCGTTCACACCACTCGACGACTCCGACACACTGAGAGTTCTGCGCGAGTGCGACCGCCTCGACTGCGAGATCTATGTCGTTCCACGGCTGTGGGAGATGACTGCGATGACTGGCGACATGGAGAGACTTGGCGCGGTTCCGCTCAGAAGGATCCGGCGAACCGCCCATCGTTCGTTGCGGTGGGGGATCAAACTGTGGATGGGTCGACTGATCGCCGCTGCCGCAATGGCCTTCCTTGCACCAGCTCTCCTCGTTACCGCCACAGCAGTGTGGCTCTCGGATCGGTCGGCGCCGATCCTGTTCCGGCAAAAGAGAATAACCATGGACGGAAAGGCCTTCGAGCTGCTGAAGTTTCGCACTCTGATGCCGGCGAACGAGAACGAAGCAGCCACCAACTGGTGCATCGCGAACGACGCACGACTCGGGCGCGTCGGCAAACTCCTTCGCTCGACATCCCTCGACGAACTGCCGCAGTTGTGGAACGTCGTCCGCGGCGATATGACGCTCGTCGGTCCACGCCCGGAGCGGCCACACTTCGTCGAACAGTTCAACGTGACAGTTCCTGATTACTCTGCACGACAGCGTGTTCCGGGAGGATTGACCGGCTGGGCCGCGGTGAACGGCCTGCGTGGCGACACGTCGATCTCGTCGCGTGCCAGGCATGACAACTACTACATCGAGAACTGGGGACTGTGGTTCGACACCAAGATCGTGTTGAGGACTGTGTCAGCCGTGCTCACGATGAAGGGTGGCTGA
- a CDS encoding lipopolysaccharide biosynthesis protein has product MPASTHRFATLARDIGFVTVGKYGQYFVTVVTLPLIARVLGPEGLGLLSIGMSAYFLGSLLVDLGITQFLAARVPNADISQIRGNYFAIRIGVLAALGTALLVSLVFGVDAHVHMILLGLFAGGFWSVSEDWILIGQGRFVASTMYQGVGRLAYLVLLVVALPHFPSASAALLCMLVSSSLTVALTWRDSVRKFGRPARPHQIGTTMKIAAPVLTSRLMVVSYGQGAAAIYSSVLDAASLGLYSAGDRVVRAVQSLLDPIGFALLPRMARSSNDNQFWRRATLSLLACVGIAALATIALWIAAPPLVTLVFGSDFAEAIPLLRVEVLVLPATALSSFVTTAVLPVRKDTSGVLVGATIGTCVGAVSLYAAFRTQSVWTLVYGTVACELSVALWYVLRMRYLARHDQQTASPDTGIDVDRIQVPGAEKR; this is encoded by the coding sequence ATGCCTGCGAGTACCCACCGCTTCGCGACACTGGCGCGCGACATCGGCTTCGTCACCGTCGGCAAGTACGGCCAGTACTTCGTCACGGTAGTGACGCTCCCGCTGATCGCGCGCGTTCTCGGCCCGGAGGGACTCGGGTTGCTGTCGATCGGCATGTCGGCCTACTTCCTCGGGTCTCTGCTCGTCGATCTCGGGATCACTCAGTTCCTGGCGGCAAGGGTGCCGAACGCGGACATCAGCCAGATCCGCGGAAACTACTTCGCAATCCGCATCGGCGTTCTGGCCGCGCTCGGTACCGCGCTACTGGTGAGCCTGGTCTTCGGCGTCGATGCCCACGTGCACATGATCCTGCTGGGCCTGTTCGCGGGCGGCTTCTGGTCCGTGTCCGAAGACTGGATACTGATCGGTCAGGGCCGGTTCGTGGCATCCACGATGTACCAGGGCGTCGGCCGACTGGCCTACCTGGTACTGCTCGTCGTCGCGCTACCCCACTTCCCGTCCGCCTCGGCAGCGCTGCTGTGCATGCTCGTGTCTTCTTCGCTTACGGTCGCATTGACCTGGCGAGACTCGGTACGCAAGTTCGGCCGTCCCGCACGCCCGCACCAAATCGGCACCACGATGAAGATTGCGGCCCCCGTGCTCACCTCACGCCTGATGGTGGTCAGCTACGGCCAGGGGGCCGCGGCCATCTACTCGTCCGTGCTCGATGCAGCGTCGCTGGGCCTGTACTCCGCGGGGGATCGAGTGGTGCGCGCGGTTCAGTCCCTACTCGACCCTATAGGTTTCGCCCTGCTGCCACGAATGGCGCGCAGCAGCAACGACAATCAGTTCTGGCGGCGCGCGACCCTCTCACTGCTCGCATGCGTCGGAATCGCAGCGCTCGCCACGATCGCGCTGTGGATCGCCGCGCCGCCACTGGTCACACTCGTCTTCGGGAGTGACTTCGCCGAAGCGATCCCGCTACTGCGCGTGGAGGTACTGGTACTCCCTGCGACGGCACTGAGCTCCTTCGTGACCACCGCCGTCTTGCCGGTCCGCAAGGACACCTCCGGCGTACTCGTGGGTGCGACCATCGGAACGTGTGTCGGCGCAGTCTCCCTCTATGCGGCCTTCCGAACCCAATCGGTATGGACACTGGTGTACGGAACCGTCGCATGCGAACTCAGCGTCGCACTGTGGTACGTCCTGCGGATGCGGTATCTGGCCCGACACGACCAGCAGACCGCGTCCCCGGACACCGGTATCGATGTGGACAGAATTCAGGTTCCCGGGGCGGAGAAGAGATGA
- a CDS encoding glycosyltransferase family 2 protein: MTASISVCVPAYNAARTLEATLRSILDQDVDFDVLVLDNATEDGTADIARSFADPRVRVERNEKVLGIGDNWNKLVGLSTGDLVKIVCADDLLRPGSIESQASVLADTAITLTSARFDVIDEAGEITESGLGIPGLDGWQSPRTLARSIVRRGPADFGPTAAAMFRREHFDRVGGFRGDLVFPMDVDLFVRVSSFGMFFGMSECIAAWRDSDFNLCSRTSSFSKLTDMMRFHHRIAKEYSDLVSMGDVIAGDARLARAALERVSVRSRGLVASVRP; this comes from the coding sequence ATGACTGCATCGATCTCCGTCTGTGTGCCGGCATACAATGCGGCACGCACGCTCGAGGCGACCTTGCGCTCGATTCTCGACCAGGACGTCGACTTCGACGTCCTCGTGCTCGACAACGCGACTGAGGACGGCACTGCGGATATCGCCCGCTCGTTCGCCGACCCGCGGGTCCGCGTCGAGCGGAACGAGAAAGTGCTCGGCATCGGCGACAACTGGAACAAGCTCGTGGGGTTGTCGACCGGGGACCTCGTGAAGATTGTCTGTGCAGACGACCTCCTCCGTCCCGGATCGATCGAATCGCAGGCCAGTGTCTTGGCTGATACCGCGATCACGCTGACATCTGCCCGGTTCGATGTCATCGACGAGGCTGGGGAGATCACAGAGAGCGGCCTGGGAATCCCGGGGCTCGACGGTTGGCAATCGCCCCGTACGCTCGCTCGTAGCATTGTCCGACGCGGACCGGCGGACTTCGGTCCCACGGCAGCAGCGATGTTCCGGCGTGAGCACTTCGATCGGGTAGGTGGCTTCAGGGGCGACTTGGTCTTCCCGATGGACGTGGATCTATTCGTTCGCGTCTCATCCTTCGGCATGTTCTTCGGAATGTCCGAATGTATTGCGGCATGGCGTGACTCGGACTTCAACCTGTGCAGCAGGACGTCCTCGTTCAGCAAGTTGACGGACATGATGCGCTTTCACCACCGAATCGCGAAGGAATACTCGGATCTGGTTTCCATGGGGGACGTGATCGCCGGCGACGCGAGATTGGCGCGTGCGGCACTCGAGCGGGTTTCGGTGCGATCGCGCGGGCTGGTCGCGTCCGTGCGCCCCTGA